In Lycium ferocissimum isolate CSIRO_LF1 chromosome 11, AGI_CSIRO_Lferr_CH_V1, whole genome shotgun sequence, a single genomic region encodes these proteins:
- the LOC132035810 gene encoding kinesin-like protein KIN-14N, with translation MAPPRNQNKAPIPSSPSNSKYGTDEITVDKKRKIANPRMPTAATSGRPTRQALSVVNTAPDLAPASGPPSTTGSDSPVFEFTKEDVEALLTEKLKTKNKFNTKEKCDLMSEYIRRLKLCIKWFQQLEENNVTQQASLRTLLESAEKKCNEMEVLMKAKEEELNSIIMELRKTIDALQEKCAKEESAKLEAMDSFSREKEARDAAEKLQASVSEELKRSQQDNSSANQKIQSLNEMYKRLQEYNTSLQQYNSKLQSELASTNETLKRVEKEKAAVFENLSTLRGHYTSLQEQLSSSRAVQDEAVKQKETLANEVGCLRGDLQKMRDDRDQQLHQVQVLNAELLKCKECTGKSVAELENMSVRANELEASCLSQSEQINRLQEKLTFAEKRLEMSDMSALETRTGYEEQKKIIFDLRLRLADAETKVVEGEKLRKKLHNTILELKGNIRVFCRVRPLLSEDCVGAEANAISFPTSMEAQGRGIDLAQNGQKHSFTFDKVFTPEASQEDVFVEISQLVQSALDGYKVCIFAYGQTGSGKTHTMMGNPESSENKGLIPRTLEQVFETRQSLQAQGWKYEMQVSMLEIYNETIRDLLSGFDASRPENGAKQYTIKHDPNGHTHVSDLTVVDVQSSSKVSSLLRRAAQSRSVGKTQMNENSSRSHFVFTLRISGVNESTEQQVKGVLNLIDLAGSERLSKSMSTGDRLKETQAINKSLSSLSDVIFALAKKEEHVPFRNSKLTYLLQPCLGGDSKTLMFVNVSPDPSSTGESLCSLRFAARVNACEIGIPRRQTSMRPLDSRLSIG, from the exons ATGGCTCCTCCAAGGAACCAAAACAAAGCACCTATTCCTTCTAGCCCTTCTAAT AGTAAGTACGGAACAGATGAAATTACAGTAgataagaagagaaaaattgcGAATCCGAGAATGCCGACTGCAGCTACTAGTGGTAGACCAACTAGGCAAGCATTATCAGTGGTGAATACGGCTCCGGATCTGGCTCCAGCCAGTGGACCGCCGAGTACTACTGGTTCAGATAGCCCTGTTTTCGAGTTTACTAAAGAGGATGTGGAAGCTTTACTCACCGAGAAATTGAAAACTAAGAACAAGTTTAACACTAAG GAAAAGTGTGATCTCATGTCAGAATATATAAGAAGACTTAAGCTTTGCATTAAGTGGTTCCAGcagcttgaagaaaacaatgTCACACAACAGGCATCGCTTAGAACTTTGTTAGAGTCAGCAGAAAAGAAGTGCAACGAGATGG AGGTGTTAATGAAAGCCAAAGAGGAAGAATTGAACTCAATCATAATGGAGTTAAGGAAAACTATCGATGCTCTGCAAGAAAAGTGTGCAAAAGAGGAGTCAGCCAAATTG GAAGCGATGGATTCTTTTAGTAGAGAGAAAGAGGCTAGAGATGCAGCAGAGAAACTGCAAGCTTCAGTTTCTGAAGAGCTCAAGAGATCTCAACAAGACAATTCAAGTGCGAATCAAAAG ATTCAATCATTAAATGAAATGTACAAGCGGTTACAGGAGTACAATACAAGTTTACAGCAGTACAACAGTAAGCTCCAGTCTGAACTTGCTTCGACAAATGAAACATTGAAGCGTGTGGAGAAGGAGAAAGCTGCAGTTTTTGAAAATCTCAGCACTCTCAGGGGTCACTATACTTCTTTGCAGGAACAGCTCTCTTCTTCTAGA GCTGTTCAAGATGAGGCTGtcaaacaaaaagaaacttTAGCAAATGAAGTTGGATGTTTACGGGGAGATTTACAAAAGATGAGGGATGATCGTGATCAACAGTTGCATCAAGTCCAGGTTCTAAATGCTGAATTACTGAAATGTAAGGAATGTACTGGGAAATCTGTTGCTGAGTTAGAGAACATGTCAGTAAGGGCAAACGAACTGGAG GCTAGTTGTCTGTCTCAATCTGAACAAATAAACAGATTGCAAGAGAAACTTACTTTTGCGGAGAAGAGATTAGAG ATGTCCGACATGTCAGCACTTGAAACCAGAACAGGATATGAGGagcagaagaaaataatttttgatttGCGTCTGCGTCTTGCTGATGCAGAAACAAAAGTTGTGGAAGGGGAGAAACTTCGGAAAAAATTGCACAATACTATACTG GAATTGAAAGGCAATATACGGGTTTTCTGTAGAGTGAGACCTTTATTATCTGAAGATTGTGTTGGTGCAGAAGCAAATGCCATCTCTTTTCCAACCTCAATGGAAGCACAAGGGAGAGGCATTGACTTGGCACAAAATG GACAAAAGCATTCCTTCACATTTGACAAAGTTTTCACGCCCGAGGCTTCACAAGAAGATGTTTTTGTTGAGATTTCCCAGCTTGTACAGAGTGCTCTCGACGGTTATAAG GTTTGCATATTTGCTTATGGTCAAACTGGTTCTGGCAAGACACATACAATGATGGGCAACCCAGAAAGTTCAGAGAATAAAGGACTAATACCCCGCACTTTAGAACAGGTATTTGAGACCCGACAGTCTCTTCAAGCACAAGGGTGGAAATATGAAATGCAG GTTTCAATGCTTGAAATATACAACGAGACTATTCGGGACCTTTTGTCAGGTTTTGATGCGTCCAGACCAGAAAATGGCGCAAAGCAATATACAATCAAACATGATCCAAATGGCCATACCCATGTCTCTGACCTGACAGTTGTAGATGTTCAAAGTAGTAGCAAGGTTTCTTCTCTTCTAAGGCGGGCTGCACAAAGCAG GTCTGTTGGCAAGACTCAGATGAATGAAAATTCTTCAAGAAGTCATTTTGTTTTCACTTTGAGAATTTCGGGTGTTAATGAG AGCACAGAGCAACAAGTAAAAGGCGTACTCAATTTGATTGATCTTGCTGGCAGTGAGCGTCTATCTAAGAGTATGTCTACTGGAGATCGGTTGAAAGAAACTCAG GCTATCAACAAGAGTCTGTCGTCTTTAAGTGATGTTATATTTGCTCTTGCAAAGAAAGAGGAGCATGTGCCATTTAGGAACTCAAAGCTTACATACCTTCTCCAG CCTTGTCTAGGTGGTGACTCGAAGACGTTGATGTTTGTCAATGTATCACCAGATCCTTCTTCTACTGGTGAGTCCCTATGTTCACTCCGATTTGCAGCAAGGGTTAATGCGTGTGAGATTGGGATTCCAAGACGTCAAACAAGCATGCGTCCATTGGATTCTCGCTTGAGCATTGgctaa